The Pseudomonadota bacterium genome has a window encoding:
- a CDS encoding LytTR family DNA-binding domain-containing protein: MMIRTMIVDDEPLAVERLQLLCDQVDGIDLVGTANDGVSALRMAEGLHPELLLVDINMPRMDGIGLAKALAAQGRPPAIIFVTAYDRFAVEAFDLAAVDYLLKPVALDRLKRAITRLRERLPALNGDVVGTSADNMDSDGLQSDWAREFWVPHRSELKRIDVGRIDRIEAERDYMRLHVGPRSYLLHETIKALESRLNPEQFVRTHRSHIVRKDFIKGLRHEGGGVWLTLLDDGTELRIGRTYLTQVKKLAGR, from the coding sequence TTGATGATAAGGACAATGATTGTCGATGACGAGCCGCTCGCGGTCGAGCGGCTGCAGCTATTATGTGACCAGGTCGATGGAATAGATCTGGTCGGCACCGCCAATGACGGTGTATCGGCGCTGCGCATGGCTGAGGGGCTGCACCCCGAGCTGCTGCTGGTCGATATCAATATGCCGCGCATGGACGGTATCGGCCTGGCCAAGGCGCTGGCGGCACAGGGTCGCCCTCCGGCGATTATTTTTGTCACCGCCTATGACCGCTTTGCGGTTGAGGCGTTCGATCTCGCGGCGGTCGATTATCTGCTCAAGCCGGTGGCGCTCGACCGGCTGAAGCGGGCGATTACGCGGCTGCGCGAACGCTTGCCTGCACTCAATGGCGATGTCGTCGGCACCAGTGCCGACAATATGGACAGTGACGGGTTGCAGAGCGACTGGGCGCGCGAATTCTGGGTGCCGCATCGCTCCGAGCTAAAGCGTATCGATGTTGGCCGGATCGATCGTATCGAGGCCGAACGCGATTATATGCGGCTCCATGTCGGGCCGCGCAGCTATTTGCTGCACGAAACGATCAAGGCACTCGAATCGCGGCTTAATCCGGAGCAATTTGTGCGTACGCACCGTTCGCACATTGTGCGCAAGGATTTTATCAAGGGATTGCGCCATGAAGGCGGTGGAGTGTGGCTGACGTTGCTCGATGACGGCACCGAGTTGCGGATCGGCCGGACCTATTTGACACAGGTGAAGAAACTGGCCGGGCGCTGA
- a CDS encoding histidine kinase — translation MMKNRPALLGRPAVDIQVALLSILGFWLFYVIVTTLRSLVIDYPVDQSELAARRVVVTLLGIGATLGLYAIMRGFDRKPLGIRIASAFVGAVPCALLIGVFSYLVYNLYDPASLFRDQKALEEFQNLPPGGVIMEVATARYFFLVAWAALYLAMSYAGEVRFAERRAARFAQAAQQAELRSLRYQVNPHFLFNTLNSLSSLVLRNKPHEADAMIMNLSTFYRNSLSGDPLDDVPLSEEVDLQRLYLDIEKVRFPERLRIAIDIPDDLMDVCVPGLILQPLVENAIKYGVSRTSRPVTVSISAHSESDLLVITVHDDGDPVTVDLGGDDSNGIGIANVRDRLETRFGNAGTLLTEAHPGGGFSARLTLPISRRSSADELT, via the coding sequence ATGATGAAGAACCGTCCCGCACTGCTGGGCAGGCCAGCTGTCGACATCCAGGTTGCCCTGCTGTCCATTCTCGGCTTCTGGCTGTTTTACGTGATCGTCACCACATTGCGCTCGCTGGTGATCGATTATCCGGTCGACCAGAGTGAGTTGGCGGCGCGGCGCGTTGTCGTCACTTTGCTGGGCATCGGCGCTACGCTTGGCCTGTACGCGATCATGCGCGGTTTCGACCGCAAGCCGCTCGGCATACGCATTGCCAGCGCCTTTGTCGGGGCCGTACCCTGTGCGCTGCTGATCGGTGTGTTCAGCTATCTGGTCTATAATCTCTACGACCCGGCCAGCCTGTTTCGCGATCAGAAGGCGCTGGAGGAATTTCAGAACCTGCCGCCCGGCGGGGTAATCATGGAGGTTGCGACTGCGCGCTATTTCTTCCTCGTCGCATGGGCCGCGCTATATCTGGCGATGAGCTATGCCGGCGAGGTTCGCTTTGCCGAACGTCGTGCCGCGCGTTTTGCCCAGGCGGCACAGCAGGCGGAGCTGCGCTCGCTGCGCTATCAGGTCAATCCGCATTTTCTGTTCAACACACTCAATTCGCTGTCTTCGCTGGTGCTGCGCAACAAGCCGCATGAAGCCGATGCGATGATCATGAATCTCTCGACCTTTTATCGCAACAGCCTGTCGGGCGATCCGCTCGATGATGTGCCGCTGTCCGAGGAAGTCGACCTGCAGCGGCTCTATCTCGATATCGAGAAAGTACGTTTCCCCGAGCGGCTGCGTATTGCCATCGATATCCCGGACGATCTGATGGATGTATGCGTCCCCGGGCTGATTCTGCAGCCACTGGTTGAAAACGCGATCAAATATGGTGTGTCGCGGACATCACGTCCGGTCACCGTATCGATCAGCGCCCATAGCGAGAGTGACCTGCTGGTTATCACCGTGCATGATGATGGCGACCCGGTTACGGTCGATCTGGGCGGAGATGACAGCAACGGCATCGGCATCGCCAATGTCCGCGACCGGCTGGAAACCCGTTTCGGCAACGCTGGTACCCTGCTCACCGAGGCGCATCCCGGCGGCGGCTTCAGCGCGCGGCTGACCTTGCCGATATCGCGGCGCAGCAGTGCCGATGAGCTGACCTGA
- a CDS encoding AMP-dependent synthetase/ligase codes for MIDKSLEQFDRYNNLVEMFLARVAEQGDAPFLWAKRDGEWQPVSWNQAAAQMALLAGGLKKLGLKKGDRVMLVSENRPEWCIADLAIMAAGCVTVPTYTTNTERDHLHILNNSRSSAVIVSSAKLAQTLLPAVLRASDCHHVIGMEDLRIAQASGYDYTRWEELVAGDEADIATALDKVRQQMATVTRDDLACLIYTSGTGGAPRGVMQHHGAILHNVKGPTEVIKHDFSWDDEVFLSFLPLSHAYEHSAGQFFPIGLGAQIYYSEGLEKLASNIEEVRPTLMVVVPRLFEVLRARMLKTLKQQGKVANYLLDKALKIGEKEAEGRKRLRDKPMNFVLNRTLRPKVGQRFGGRIKAMVSGGAPLNPDIGVFFQSLGLTMLQGYGQTEAAPIIACNRPQTGLKMDTVGPPLIDTEVRIADDGEILVRGELVMHGYWRNPEETARVLKKLPGDGEDEAPWLHTGDIGHIDEAGRIVITDRKKDLIVNDKGDNVSPQKVEGMLTLQPEILQAMVSGDKRPYVVGLIVPDPEWALEWARSEGKKYDFAELQDCPAFKTAIRGAVDRVNKDLSVIEKVRRFVFADEPFAIENEEMTPSMKIRRHVIRERYKERIDGLYRS; via the coding sequence ATGATCGATAAATCACTTGAGCAGTTCGACCGATACAATAATCTGGTCGAGATGTTTCTCGCGCGCGTCGCCGAGCAGGGCGATGCTCCATTTCTCTGGGCCAAACGCGATGGCGAATGGCAGCCGGTCAGCTGGAATCAGGCGGCGGCACAAATGGCGCTGCTCGCCGGGGGTCTGAAAAAACTGGGCCTGAAAAAGGGCGATCGGGTGATGCTGGTGTCGGAAAACCGGCCCGAATGGTGCATTGCCGATCTGGCGATCATGGCGGCGGGCTGTGTCACCGTGCCGACCTATACCACCAATACCGAACGGGACCATCTGCATATCCTCAACAACAGCCGCTCGAGCGCGGTTATCGTCTCCAGCGCAAAGCTGGCGCAGACGCTGCTTCCGGCGGTGTTGCGCGCCAGCGATTGCCATCATGTCATCGGCATGGAAGACCTCAGGATCGCCCAGGCCAGCGGCTATGATTATACCCGCTGGGAGGAGCTGGTGGCCGGAGACGAAGCCGATATTGCCACGGCGCTGGACAAGGTGCGCCAGCAAATGGCGACCGTGACCCGCGATGATCTGGCCTGTCTGATCTATACCAGCGGAACCGGCGGCGCGCCGCGCGGGGTGATGCAGCATCACGGCGCGATATTGCACAATGTCAAAGGCCCGACCGAAGTTATCAAGCACGACTTTTCCTGGGACGATGAGGTATTCCTGTCCTTCCTGCCGCTCAGCCATGCCTATGAACACAGCGCCGGCCAGTTCTTCCCCATCGGCCTGGGCGCGCAGATCTATTATTCCGAGGGACTGGAAAAGCTGGCGAGCAATATTGAAGAGGTGCGCCCGACGCTGATGGTGGTGGTGCCGCGATTGTTCGAAGTGCTGCGCGCACGGATGCTGAAAACGCTGAAGCAACAGGGCAAGGTCGCCAATTACCTGCTCGATAAGGCGCTGAAGATCGGCGAGAAAGAGGCGGAAGGCCGCAAGAGGCTGCGCGACAAGCCGATGAACTTCGTGCTCAACCGTACGCTGCGGCCCAAGGTCGGCCAGCGCTTTGGCGGGCGGATCAAGGCGATGGTCTCGGGCGGCGCGCCGCTCAACCCGGATATCGGCGTGTTCTTCCAGTCGCTCGGCCTCACCATGCTGCAGGGCTATGGCCAGACCGAAGCGGCGCCGATCATCGCCTGCAACCGTCCGCAAACCGGCCTGAAAATGGATACGGTCGGGCCACCGCTGATCGATACCGAGGTACGCATCGCCGATGATGGCGAGATACTGGTGCGCGGTGAGCTGGTGATGCACGGCTATTGGCGCAATCCCGAAGAAACCGCACGGGTGCTGAAGAAGCTGCCGGGAGATGGCGAGGATGAAGCGCCATGGCTGCACACCGGCGATATCGGCCATATTGACGAAGCCGGCCGGATCGTCATCACCGACCGCAAAAAGGACCTGATCGTCAATGACAAGGGTGATAATGTCAGCCCGCAAAAGGTCGAGGGGATGCTGACGCTGCAGCCGGAAATATTGCAGGCAATGGTGTCGGGCGACAAGCGGCCCTATGTCGTCGGGCTGATCGTGCCTGATCCGGAATGGGCACTGGAATGGGCGCGCAGCGAGGGCAAGAAATATGATTTTGCCGAGCTGCAGGACTGCCCGGCCTTCAAGACCGCGATCCGCGGGGCGGTCGACCGGGTCAACAAGGATCTGTCGGTGATCGAGAAGGTGCGCCGTTTCGTCTTTGCCGACGAGCCCTTTGCCATCGAGAATGAGGAAATGACACCGTCAATGAAGATCCGGCGCCATGTCATCCGAGAGCGCTATAAAGAGCGTATCGACGGTCTCTACAGGAGCTGA
- the ggt gene encoding gamma-glutamyltransferase: protein MKKLAAIFAFICSISLVPLAYCQDSTAPAESSGLVSAADPRAAEAGREILRKGGSATDAAMAMMLALTVVEPQSSGIGGGGFLLHHDATTGAVDTIDGREKAPSYVDETLFLDDEGKPLGFFDAVQGGHSVGVPGNIRLMAIAHKRWGKLPWADLFAPAIRLAEQGYVVNRTLEGRLDRLKDIWARFPAARDIYWQDGAPKKQGDKVVNKALAQTLRTIALEGPDAFYTGTVAQDIVATVSQSPVSPAAMTLADLAAYEAKERPAVCMPYREYRICGMGPPSSGATTVLQILGTLSAFDMQALGPDNPKAWHLIAEAMQLAYADRESYLADADFISVPVAGLIDPDYLATRSAMISPARARNSYEAGNPPGSAPRTAAISGEVSGTTHFVARDRDGNLVSMTSTIEGPFGSQLIAGGMFLNNELTDFTFAPTRDGAPVANRVQPGKRPLSSMSPTIVYKDGKPILALGSAGGKRIIMHVTKTLIGFIDFDLPIDQAIAMPNIYFGGDAVLLERGTPLADMSTELTDFGRTMVITGLPSKVNAVALTPKGWVGAADPRSEGVALSE, encoded by the coding sequence ATGAAAAAACTCGCTGCCATCTTCGCCTTTATCTGTTCCATCTCGCTGGTCCCACTGGCCTATTGCCAGGACAGCACCGCACCAGCGGAAAGCTCCGGACTGGTCTCCGCCGCCGATCCACGCGCGGCCGAGGCCGGGCGCGAAATATTGCGCAAGGGCGGCAGTGCCACCGATGCGGCGATGGCGATGATGCTGGCGCTGACTGTTGTCGAGCCGCAATCCAGCGGCATTGGCGGCGGTGGTTTTCTGCTGCACCATGATGCCACCACCGGTGCCGTTGACACCATTGACGGGCGCGAAAAAGCGCCGTCCTATGTCGATGAGACGCTGTTTCTTGATGACGAGGGCAAGCCACTTGGCTTTTTCGATGCGGTGCAGGGCGGGCACAGCGTCGGCGTTCCCGGCAATATCCGGCTGATGGCGATAGCGCACAAACGCTGGGGCAAGCTGCCCTGGGCCGATCTGTTCGCCCCGGCCATCCGGCTGGCGGAGCAGGGTTATGTCGTTAACCGTACGCTTGAGGGCCGACTCGACCGACTGAAGGACATCTGGGCCCGCTTCCCGGCGGCGCGCGATATCTATTGGCAGGACGGTGCGCCGAAAAAGCAGGGCGACAAGGTGGTCAACAAGGCGCTGGCGCAGACCTTGCGTACCATCGCGCTGGAAGGGCCTGACGCTTTCTACACCGGTACCGTGGCGCAGGATATTGTCGCGACCGTAAGCCAGTCCCCCGTCAGCCCGGCGGCAATGACACTGGCAGACCTGGCTGCCTATGAAGCCAAAGAACGGCCAGCGGTGTGCATGCCCTATCGCGAATATAGAATCTGCGGCATGGGCCCGCCATCATCGGGCGCGACCACCGTGTTGCAGATTCTCGGCACCCTGAGCGCCTTCGACATGCAAGCGCTGGGCCCGGACAATCCAAAGGCCTGGCATCTGATCGCCGAGGCGATGCAGCTCGCTTATGCCGATCGCGAAAGCTATCTGGCCGATGCCGATTTCATATCGGTGCCGGTTGCCGGGTTGATCGACCCGGACTATCTCGCCACCCGTTCGGCCATGATTTCGCCCGCGCGCGCGCGCAACAGCTATGAGGCGGGCAATCCGCCGGGATCAGCGCCGCGCACTGCCGCGATTTCCGGTGAAGTATCGGGCACTACCCATTTTGTCGCGCGCGACCGAGACGGCAATCTGGTCAGCATGACATCGACCATTGAGGGGCCGTTTGGCAGCCAGCTGATCGCCGGCGGCATGTTCCTCAACAATGAGCTGACCGATTTCACCTTTGCCCCGACGAGGGACGGCGCACCGGTGGCCAATCGTGTCCAGCCCGGCAAGCGACCGCTCTCATCGATGTCGCCAACCATCGTCTACAAGGACGGCAAGCCGATATTGGCGCTGGGTTCGGCCGGCGGCAAACGGATCATCATGCACGTCACCAAGACGCTGATCGGCTTTATCGATTTCGACCTGCCGATCGACCAGGCGATTGCCATGCCGAATATCTATTTCGGTGGCGATGCGGTGCTGCTCGAACGTGGCACACCATTGGCGGACATGTCCACTGAACTGACCGATTTTGGCCGGACCATGGTGATCACCGGCCTGCCGTCCAAGGTCAATGCCGTGGCCTTGACGCCCAAAGGCTGGGTTGGTGCCGCCGATCCGCGCAGCGAAGGGGTCGCGCTCAGCGAATAG
- a CDS encoding quinone-dependent dihydroorotate dehydrogenase, producing the protein MLYSLARPLLFTLDAEKAHRLTLAGLRFVPALGAGAIDPRLAVNVAGITFPSPVGLAPGFDKNAEVARQMLNFGFGYAEIGTVTPRPQAGNQKPRLFRLTEDEAVINRMGFNNDGADVVAARLSSWRGLPGIIGANIGANKDSADRIADYAAMALMMAPLADYLTINISSPNTPGLRALQDESALTGLLDAVIEARGDIEVPLFLKLAPDLEPADIDAIARIAIDRRLDALIIGNTTISRPPLASSHAGEAGGLSGAPLASLALQRLKDFRAATGGAIPLIAVGGIDSAESAYERIRAGASLVQIYSALVYHGVGLAQQINHGLLHLLEHDGLATLRDAIGIDAA; encoded by the coding sequence ATGCTCTACTCGCTCGCTCGCCCTTTGCTGTTTACGCTCGACGCCGAGAAAGCGCACCGGCTGACGCTGGCCGGGCTGCGCTTTGTCCCGGCGCTGGGTGCAGGCGCCATCGATCCTCGCCTTGCGGTCAATGTCGCCGGCATCACTTTTCCCTCGCCTGTCGGCCTTGCCCCCGGCTTCGACAAAAATGCCGAGGTGGCGCGCCAGATGCTCAATTTCGGCTTTGGCTATGCCGAGATCGGCACGGTGACGCCACGGCCACAGGCGGGCAATCAGAAGCCGCGGCTGTTCCGGCTGACCGAGGATGAAGCGGTGATCAACCGCATGGGATTCAACAATGATGGTGCCGATGTGGTGGCGGCGCGGCTCAGCTCGTGGCGCGGGCTTCCGGGCATTATCGGTGCCAATATTGGCGCCAACAAGGACAGCGCCGACCGCATTGCCGATTATGCCGCCATGGCGCTGATGATGGCACCACTGGCCGATTATCTGACGATCAATATCAGCTCACCCAATACGCCCGGCCTGCGTGCGCTGCAGGACGAATCGGCACTTACCGGCTTGCTCGATGCGGTGATAGAAGCGCGCGGCGACATAGAAGTGCCGCTTTTCCTCAAACTCGCGCCCGATCTCGAACCGGCGGATATCGATGCGATTGCCCGCATCGCCATCGACAGGCGACTCGATGCGCTGATTATCGGCAACACCACCATTTCCCGGCCGCCACTGGCATCGTCGCATGCCGGGGAGGCCGGCGGCCTGTCCGGGGCACCACTGGCATCGCTGGCTCTGCAGCGGCTGAAGGATTTTCGCGCCGCCACCGGTGGTGCTATCCCGCTGATCGCAGTGGGCGGTATCGACAGCGCCGAAAGTGCCTATGAACGTATCCGCGCCGGCGCCTCGCTGGTCCAGATTTACAGTGCACTGGTCTATCACGGCGTCGGCCTGGCGCAGCAGATCAACCACGGATTGTTGCACTTGCTCGAACACGATGGCTTGGCGACACTGCGCGATGCCATCGGGATCGATGCCGCATAG
- a CDS encoding DUF885 domain-containing protein, producing the protein MSRRHHLLATLSGLPLLALAGFAASDATASAPGSGGSAAPQTAKAEAQEQDQDAALMAFFKKVDAANVASSPLAKAFRGIRDEDYGKWNDPSDAKAVEDYERGQKALAEMRLRFDPEMLNPSNRLSYRLFEYQMERAQRAFPFRGNDYIFDQMNGAQAQLPAFLINIHRVASKADAEAYISRVQGIGPLFEELVAMSAERADKGVMVPDWVFPYVISDARNVTTGAPFDDGEDSALYADLKAKVDRLDLAQEEKDALIAAGREAMLTSMAPAYARLIAEMERQQAMASDGDGVWRFDDGAIYYAERLQNYTTTGLTPDEIHQIGLDNVARIHGEMRKIMDDVGFEGSLQDFFKHVRTSDEFFYDTREAYLADANARIAAMEKALPGFFNTLPKAPLTVKPVEAFREKSAGKAFYQRPAPDGSRPGTYYVNLYNLKDMSKNELEALAYHEALPGHHLQLAIQTELGALPAFRRFGGVTAYSEGWGLYSEELGKDMGFYTDPYSDFGRLGMELWRACRLVVDTGIHHKRWSREEAIAYLTENTPNPSGDIRKAIERYIVYPGQATAYMIGKLKIMELRARARQQLGPRFSYGDFHDVILRSGPVPLTIMEERVDNWIRKELATAGD; encoded by the coding sequence ATGTCGCGCCGTCACCATCTTCTTGCCACCCTGTCCGGCCTGCCATTGCTGGCACTGGCTGGATTCGCCGCCAGCGATGCAACCGCATCCGCCCCCGGATCTGGTGGCAGCGCCGCGCCGCAAACCGCCAAAGCCGAAGCGCAGGAACAGGACCAGGACGCGGCGCTGATGGCGTTTTTCAAGAAAGTCGATGCTGCCAATGTCGCTTCATCACCTCTCGCCAAGGCATTTCGCGGCATTCGCGATGAGGATTATGGCAAGTGGAACGACCCTTCCGATGCCAAGGCAGTCGAGGATTATGAACGCGGGCAAAAGGCGCTCGCCGAGATGCGGCTGCGCTTCGACCCGGAGATGCTGAACCCTTCCAACCGGCTGAGCTATCGCCTGTTCGAATATCAGATGGAGCGCGCGCAGCGTGCCTTCCCCTTCCGTGGCAATGACTATATTTTCGATCAGATGAACGGCGCCCAGGCCCAATTGCCCGCCTTCCTCATCAATATTCATCGCGTCGCCAGCAAGGCGGACGCCGAAGCCTATATCAGCCGGGTTCAGGGAATCGGTCCCTTGTTTGAAGAGCTTGTGGCGATGTCGGCCGAGCGTGCCGATAAAGGTGTGATGGTGCCCGACTGGGTGTTCCCCTATGTCATTTCCGATGCCCGCAACGTCACCACCGGGGCCCCGTTTGACGATGGCGAGGACTCGGCGCTTTATGCCGACCTCAAGGCCAAGGTCGACCGGCTGGACCTGGCCCAGGAGGAGAAGGACGCGCTGATCGCCGCCGGGCGCGAAGCGATGCTGACCAGCATGGCCCCCGCCTATGCCAGGCTGATCGCCGAAATGGAGCGGCAACAGGCCATGGCCAGCGATGGCGACGGCGTGTGGCGCTTCGATGACGGTGCGATCTACTATGCCGAGCGACTGCAAAACTATACCACCACCGGTCTCACCCCTGACGAGATTCACCAGATCGGACTCGACAATGTCGCGCGCATCCATGGTGAAATGCGCAAGATCATGGATGATGTCGGCTTTGAAGGCAGCCTGCAGGACTTTTTCAAACATGTCCGCACATCGGATGAATTTTTCTACGACACGCGCGAGGCCTATCTCGCCGATGCCAATGCCCGGATCGCGGCGATGGAAAAGGCGCTACCCGGCTTTTTCAACACCCTGCCCAAGGCACCGCTAACGGTGAAGCCGGTCGAGGCGTTTCGCGAAAAATCCGCCGGCAAGGCTTTTTATCAGCGCCCCGCGCCCGATGGCTCGCGCCCCGGCACCTATTATGTCAATCTCTACAATCTGAAAGACATGTCGAAGAACGAGCTGGAGGCGCTGGCCTATCATGAGGCGCTGCCCGGCCACCATCTGCAGCTGGCGATCCAGACCGAGCTGGGCGCACTGCCGGCCTTTCGCCGCTTTGGCGGGGTGACCGCCTATTCCGAAGGCTGGGGCCTGTATTCGGAAGAGCTGGGCAAGGATATGGGCTTTTACACGGACCCCTATTCCGATTTTGGCCGCCTCGGCATGGAATTATGGCGCGCCTGTCGTCTGGTGGTGGATACCGGTATCCACCACAAACGCTGGAGCCGCGAGGAAGCGATCGCCTATCTCACCGAGAATACGCCCAACCCGTCAGGCGATATCCGCAAGGCGATCGAGCGCTATATCGTCTATCCCGGCCAGGCGACCGCCTATATGATAGGCAAGCTGAAAATCATGGAATTGCGCGCCCGTGCCCGGCAGCAGCTTGGTCCACGCTTCAGCTATGGCGATTTTCACGATGTGATCCTGCGCTCCGGTCCGGTGCCGCTGACCATCATGGAAGAGCGAGTCGACAACTGGATTCGCAAGGAACTGGCCACCGCAGGCGACTGA
- a CDS encoding helix-turn-helix domain-containing protein: MMGRMPSLDYHAPAETLRDYVSIYYHFDCPDEAFEDIERAAVAQVRFILTGEADMSFADGHETHASGTVLVGPTSGFNRFSITGPFRMFGMGLLPAGWGAVTSRSAAEITDRAISATDFFPDIHKHLDALQQCSCVEEMAKRADVVLRRLVAASSPDILTFTDTVDAWLAADPSPSVPELREQTALSARQLARKVKHYYGMSPKYLSRKYRALRAARALVDANDDDADYLRDAFYDQSHMIRELKIFAGMTPNEIRYREGIIAKMIDQRSQFDGEISALTTRT, translated from the coding sequence ATGATGGGTCGCATGCCTTCACTCGATTATCATGCGCCGGCGGAAACGCTGCGCGACTATGTGTCGATTTATTATCATTTCGACTGTCCGGACGAAGCGTTCGAGGACATAGAGCGCGCGGCCGTGGCCCAGGTCCGCTTCATTCTCACCGGCGAAGCCGATATGTCTTTTGCAGACGGGCACGAGACCCATGCATCGGGCACCGTGCTGGTCGGTCCGACCTCCGGTTTCAATCGCTTCTCCATCACTGGCCCGTTCCGCATGTTCGGCATGGGGCTGCTGCCCGCCGGCTGGGGCGCGGTGACATCGCGCTCGGCGGCAGAAATCACCGACCGCGCCATCTCCGCCACCGATTTCTTCCCCGATATCCACAAGCATCTCGATGCGTTGCAGCAATGCAGTTGCGTCGAAGAGATGGCGAAGCGCGCCGATGTGGTGTTGCGCCGGCTGGTCGCCGCCTCGTCGCCCGATATCCTGACCTTCACCGATACCGTTGACGCCTGGCTCGCCGCCGACCCCTCACCCAGCGTGCCCGAGCTGCGCGAACAGACCGCGCTGTCGGCACGGCAGCTGGCGCGCAAGGTGAAGCATTATTACGGCATGTCGCCTAAATATCTGTCGCGCAAATATCGCGCGCTGCGCGCCGCGCGGGCGCTGGTCGATGCCAATGATGATGATGCCGATTATCTGCGCGATGCCTTTTACGACCAGTCGCACATGATCCGCGAGCTCAAAATCTTTGCCGGTATGACGCCCAATGAAATACGCTATCGCGAGGGCATTATCGCCAAGATGATCGATCAGCGCAGCCAGTTTGATGGCGAAATCAGTGCTCTGACCACGCGCACCTGA
- a CDS encoding Rrf2 family transcriptional regulator, translating to MRLSSLADYAVVLMSAAASHCGARAVIAAGSGQNATKSSGRHSARQLAEQTGIPLPTAQKLVSRLAAAELIDSTRGAGGGIRLARPPATITLTQIVEAVDGPIAVTSCLEPGHVECMLESTCSVKPHWAVVNRSIRNALDAVTLADLVRAPGAAPRLVVSEPSSSSPSKMEHLHDR from the coding sequence GTGCGTCTTTCCAGTCTTGCCGATTATGCCGTTGTGCTGATGAGTGCCGCTGCGAGCCATTGCGGCGCCCGTGCCGTCATCGCTGCCGGATCGGGGCAAAACGCGACCAAAAGCTCTGGCCGCCATAGCGCCCGCCAGCTTGCCGAGCAAACCGGCATCCCGCTGCCGACGGCGCAAAAGCTGGTCAGCCGCCTCGCCGCGGCTGAACTGATCGACTCGACACGCGGTGCCGGTGGCGGCATTCGCCTCGCCCGTCCGCCCGCGACGATAACCCTGACCCAGATTGTCGAGGCAGTCGACGGACCGATTGCGGTCACGTCCTGCCTCGAACCCGGTCATGTCGAGTGCATGCTCGAATCAACCTGCAGCGTCAAACCGCATTGGGCGGTGGTCAATCGCTCGATCCGCAATGCGCTCGACGCGGTGACGCTGGCCGATCTGGTGCGCGCGCCCGGGGCTGCCCCGCGGCTCGTTGTTTCCGAACCGTCTTCTTCCTCTCCGTCCAAGATGGAACATCTACATGACCGATAA